The Flavobacteriales bacterium nucleotide sequence ATTCAGATCACCGAAGGTGCACTTTACCCTACCCTTCATGCCTTGGAGGAAGAAGGCTCAGTGATTACAGAAACTGTTTACATCGGTAAGCGCGTTCGAAAATATTATTCCCTTACTCCGTCGGGCCGGACGAAAGTAGAGGAAAAAATAAGCGAATTCGCCGAATTCATGGAAACCATGAAATTCCTACTCGATATCCAACCACGCACCGGAAATGTATAGTTTAAACGATGCTCAAATAGAAAAAATCCTCAACGACCTAAGGATCCATGGCGTTGAAACGGAGGACCTGCAGTTAAACCTCCTGGATCATATTTGCTGTATCGTTGAACAGGAATACAAAGAACAAAGTGATTTCAATTCATTTTGCCAGGAAATTTATCCCCGATTTTACAAAAGGGGATTCCGGGAAATAGAAGAAGAAACACAGTTACTTCTAACCTTTAAACACTATTATGCCATGAAAAAATTCATGATCATATCCGGCATGCTTTCCGCTTTGTCGATCATAACCGGATCCATATTAAAATTCTTGCACCTGCCCTTTGCAGGGATCTTACTTGTTTTGGGAATGGGCTTTTTTACACTACTGTTCCTTCCAATAATGTTTACCCTTA carries:
- a CDS encoding PadR family transcriptional regulator — protein: MYSSELIKGTLKTIVLKLLAGNEKMYGYEITARVKELTGDRIQITEGALYPTLHALEEEGSVITETVYIGKRVRKYYSLTPSGRTKVEEKISEFAEFMETMKFLLDIQPRTGNV